From Anopheles arabiensis isolate DONGOLA chromosome 3, AaraD3, whole genome shotgun sequence, a single genomic window includes:
- the LOC120903789 gene encoding protein transport protein Sec61 subunit gamma encodes MDQLTKFYEPGRSFAKDSIRLIKRCTKPDRREFQKIAIATAIGFCIMGFIGFFVKLIHIPINNIIVGS; translated from the coding sequence atggatcaACTGACGAAATTCTACGAACCCGGCCGCTCGTTCGCCAAGGACTCGATCCGACTGATCAAGCGCTGCACCAAGCCGGACCGCCGGGAGTTCCAGAAGATTGCCATCGCCACCGCTATCGGATTCTGCATCATGGGATTCATCGGTTTCTTCGTGAAACTGATACACATCCCGATCAATAACATCATCGTCGGATCATAA